One Candidatus Nitrososphaera evergladensis SR1 genomic window carries:
- the radA gene encoding DNA repair and recombination protein RadA: MTETSKNVMEFEIEDIEGIGPTTARKLREAGISSVMELATAVADELATDLGGSKETASNFIMAAQKLLRESGVLDNEFTTADVELEKRKSLLRCSTGARALDELLLGGIETQAITEFYGEFGSGKSQICHTLCVTAQQPPSEGGLGGGVILIDTEGTFRPERVDQIARARGLDASEVLKRIAICKAYNSSHLELIVKSMGKYIDDFKAKMIIIDSIISLHRAEFSGRGTLADRQQRLNGLMHKLVRIAEIYNVAVIVTNQVQSTPDTFFGDPTKPAGGNVIGHASTYRIYLRKAGNDRVAKIIDSPYHPYSDVRFTVNEKGIDDTEEAPKKKSKDADE; the protein is encoded by the coding sequence ATGACCGAAACTTCCAAAAATGTAATGGAGTTTGAAATAGAAGACATTGAAGGCATCGGGCCGACCACTGCTCGCAAGCTGAGAGAGGCAGGCATCAGTTCAGTCATGGAACTGGCTACTGCAGTTGCAGACGAGCTTGCAACAGACCTTGGAGGCTCTAAAGAGACTGCTAGCAACTTTATCATGGCAGCGCAGAAACTCCTCCGCGAAAGCGGTGTCCTTGACAACGAGTTTACCACTGCCGACGTTGAGCTTGAAAAGAGAAAGTCGCTCCTGCGCTGCTCGACAGGTGCAAGAGCACTAGACGAGCTCTTGCTTGGAGGCATAGAGACGCAGGCGATAACTGAATTCTACGGCGAGTTTGGCTCTGGCAAGTCCCAGATATGCCATACACTGTGCGTCACGGCCCAGCAGCCGCCTTCTGAGGGCGGCCTTGGCGGCGGCGTGATACTGATAGACACCGAAGGCACATTCAGGCCAGAGAGGGTCGACCAGATAGCAAGGGCAAGGGGCCTTGACGCAAGCGAGGTATTGAAGCGCATAGCCATATGCAAGGCATACAACTCTAGCCATCTGGAGCTGATTGTCAAGTCGATGGGCAAGTACATTGACGACTTTAAGGCCAAGATGATAATAATCGACAGCATCATCTCGCTCCACAGGGCCGAGTTTTCTGGAAGGGGCACGCTCGCCGACAGGCAGCAGCGCCTCAACGGCCTGATGCACAAGCTGGTCAGGATAGCCGAGATCTACAACGTCGCAGTCATTGTGACAAACCAAGTCCAGTCAACGCCGGACACGTTCTTTGGCGACCCGACCAAGCCCGCAGGCGGAAACGTGATAGGCCATGCGTCCACATACCGCATCTACCTGAGAAAGGCAGGGAACGACAGGGTGGCAAAGATAATCGACAGCCCGTACCACCCCTACTCCGATGTCCGGTTCACCGTGAACGAAAAAGGCATCGACGACACGGAAGAAGCCCCGAAAAAGAAGTCCAAGGACGCTGACGAATAA
- the trpA gene encoding tryptophan synthase subunit alpha: MQQESNKNRIDARFANLAENKECALVCYVVAGFPDFQTTAQIIDALVEGGADIIEIGIPFSDPIADGPTIQRASQAALERGSTPAKALQLAKQVRKKHPSLPLLVMTYSNLFVKPGWGDFIAKCKEAGIDGFILPDMPVEEASEYLPKAAHNGMATVFLASPNTPEERLKKIAQNSSGFMYLVSVYGITGARRTFENYTKDAVQRAKKAAGGKIPVGVGFGISKPEHARFMVNAGADAIIVGSALVDRISNAKNNRKAMLKELKAFSASLKKACYSSRA, translated from the coding sequence ATGCAACAAGAAAGTAACAAAAACAGGATAGACGCAAGGTTTGCAAACCTTGCGGAAAATAAAGAATGCGCCCTTGTCTGCTATGTGGTAGCCGGCTTTCCAGACTTTCAGACTACTGCGCAAATCATCGACGCGCTTGTAGAAGGCGGCGCCGACATTATCGAGATCGGCATACCGTTTTCAGACCCGATAGCTGACGGCCCGACGATCCAGCGCGCCTCGCAGGCCGCGCTTGAGCGCGGCTCCACGCCTGCCAAGGCGCTACAACTGGCAAAGCAGGTGAGGAAAAAGCACCCTTCCCTTCCATTGCTTGTAATGACCTACTCGAACCTCTTTGTCAAGCCAGGGTGGGGTGACTTTATCGCCAAGTGCAAAGAGGCAGGCATAGACGGCTTTATCCTGCCGGACATGCCTGTCGAGGAGGCATCAGAGTATCTGCCAAAGGCGGCGCACAACGGCATGGCCACGGTTTTCCTTGCATCGCCAAACACCCCTGAAGAAAGGCTGAAAAAAATAGCGCAAAACTCTTCAGGGTTCATGTACCTTGTTTCGGTTTACGGCATCACTGGCGCAAGGCGCACGTTTGAAAACTATACAAAAGACGCTGTGCAGCGCGCAAAGAAAGCCGCAGGCGGCAAGATTCCCGTCGGCGTGGGCTTTGGGATAAGCAAGCCCGAGCACGCCCGCTTTATGGTAAACGCCGGCGCGGACGCGATAATTGTTGGAAGCGCTCTAGTCGACAGGATTTCAAACGCCAAGAATAACAGAAAAGCGATGCTAAAAGAGCTGAAGGCGTTTTCTGCATCGCTCAAAAAGGCATGTTACTCTAGTAGGGCATGA
- the trpB gene encoding tryptophan synthase subunit beta, with the protein MLGSYPVGGKFGKYGGKFIPETLEPAVRELESAYEKYRNDLDFQKELHYYLTQYAGRPTPLYFAKNLTEYAGGAKILLKREDLLHGGAHKTNNTLGQGLLAKRMGKKRIIAETGAGQHGVGTALACAMLGLSAEVYMGSKDVERQKLNVFRMQLLGAKVHPVDSGTKTLKDAINEAIRDWISNVNSTYYLIGTVMGPHPYPMMVRDFQSVIGKEVKDEMQRQYGRLPSAIVACVGGGSNAMGSFYPFVDDSSVRLVGVEAAGEGIKSGKHAATLTAGTAGVLHGMFTYVLQDKDGQIMDTHSISAGLDYPGVGPEHSMLKDLNRAEYVPCTDGEAVEAFLTLSRLEGIIPALESSHAISHAVKMAKEMDKDEVIVVTLSGRGDKDVTVVQDYLNSKKGRRHHATRK; encoded by the coding sequence ATGCTTGGAAGCTATCCCGTTGGCGGCAAGTTCGGCAAGTATGGCGGCAAGTTCATACCCGAGACGCTAGAGCCGGCAGTGCGGGAGCTAGAATCTGCTTATGAAAAGTACCGAAACGACTTGGACTTTCAAAAAGAGCTGCATTACTACCTCACCCAGTACGCCGGAAGACCCACCCCGCTGTACTTTGCAAAGAATCTCACGGAATACGCCGGCGGGGCCAAGATACTGCTAAAGCGCGAGGACTTGCTGCATGGCGGGGCGCACAAGACCAACAACACGCTTGGGCAGGGCCTGCTGGCCAAGAGGATGGGCAAAAAGAGGATAATCGCAGAGACTGGCGCCGGTCAGCACGGAGTCGGGACTGCCCTTGCGTGCGCAATGCTTGGCCTGTCTGCAGAGGTCTACATGGGCTCAAAGGACGTCGAGCGCCAGAAACTCAACGTGTTCCGTATGCAATTGTTGGGTGCAAAGGTCCACCCTGTCGATTCGGGCACAAAGACCCTGAAAGATGCCATCAACGAGGCAATACGCGACTGGATCTCAAACGTCAATTCCACCTATTACCTCATAGGGACCGTGATGGGCCCGCATCCCTACCCGATGATGGTCAGGGATTTTCAGAGCGTCATAGGCAAGGAGGTCAAAGATGAGATGCAGCGCCAGTACGGCAGGCTTCCAAGCGCAATCGTGGCCTGCGTCGGCGGCGGGAGCAACGCAATGGGTTCTTTCTATCCGTTTGTCGACGATTCCTCTGTAAGGCTGGTGGGAGTAGAAGCGGCTGGGGAGGGCATCAAGTCCGGCAAGCACGCCGCGACGCTGACTGCAGGCACTGCAGGCGTGCTCCACGGCATGTTTACCTATGTCCTGCAGGACAAGGACGGCCAGATAATGGACACCCACAGCATATCTGCAGGGCTTGACTATCCCGGCGTCGGGCCGGAGCACTCGATGCTAAAGGACCTAAACCGCGCTGAGTATGTGCCGTGCACAGACGGCGAGGCGGTGGAGGCGTTTCTTACGCTTTCAAGACTGGAAGGCATAATCCCTGCGCTTGAATCGTCGCATGCGATCTCGCACGCCGTCAAGATGGCAAAAGAGATGGACAAAGACGAGGTCATAGTTGTCACGCTGTCCGGCAGGGGAGACAAGGACGTGACCGTAGTTCAGGACTACCTCAATTCAAAAAAGGGCCGCAGGCATCATGCAACAAGAAAGTAA
- a CDS encoding indole-3-glycerol phosphate synthase TrpC yields the protein MNSRFARAGDTIERLVENSFRAIDDGAYELKRSVSHDAISVKKAIFVCKHAPLITEVKFSSPSRGKIREVGTPAEIAIAMEEAGATALSVLTQPYMFDGSLGNLLAVRKAVSIPLLMKDIIVSEVQIDAAKQAGADCILLIKTVFDRDLAESGIEKLYEYALKKRELNVLVEAHSEGEYADCLSANYELVGINNRNLADLKIDMANTERLIKKLGKGRSVIISESGIAKPADIKYLREAGADAFLVGTSIMETDDVGTKVRELYNAL from the coding sequence ATGAATAGCAGGTTTGCCAGGGCCGGTGACACCATAGAGCGCCTGGTCGAAAACTCGTTTAGGGCAATAGACGACGGCGCCTACGAGCTTAAAAGGAGCGTGAGCCACGATGCCATCAGTGTCAAAAAGGCCATCTTTGTCTGCAAACATGCGCCCCTGATAACCGAGGTCAAGTTCTCGTCGCCTTCGAGGGGCAAGATAAGGGAGGTAGGCACGCCGGCCGAGATTGCGATAGCGATGGAAGAGGCTGGGGCGACCGCGCTTTCCGTCCTCACCCAGCCGTACATGTTTGATGGCTCGCTTGGAAACCTTCTTGCGGTGAGAAAAGCAGTGTCGATACCGCTTTTGATGAAGGACATTATCGTAAGCGAGGTACAGATAGACGCGGCCAAGCAGGCCGGCGCCGACTGCATACTGTTGATAAAAACCGTGTTTGACCGCGACCTGGCAGAGTCTGGCATTGAAAAACTGTACGAATACGCTCTCAAGAAAAGAGAGCTGAATGTGCTTGTCGAGGCGCACAGCGAGGGCGAATACGCAGACTGCCTCTCTGCAAATTACGAGCTTGTGGGCATCAACAACCGCAACCTTGCAGACCTGAAGATAGACATGGCAAACACAGAGCGCCTCATAAAAAAACTGGGCAAGGGCAGGAGCGTGATAATAAGCGAAAGCGGCATCGCCAAGCCTGCAGACATCAAGTACTTGCGCGAGGCAGGCGCGGACGCGTTTCTGGTCGGCACCAGCATTATGGAAACAGACGATGTCGGCACCAAAGTGCGCGAACTGTACAACGCCCTGTGA
- a CDS encoding Cdc6/Cdc18 family protein, whose product MPESAIFADRSKLSPRYIPQELPHREAQVQQLVHAFSEAAHDPDRFPLTVLQVIGVAGIGKTTTVTKATKTIEERFAQNRLTLKMAYINLKLQGGNKFAIYRFLLERLAPDLPSQGLSAEEMLRYLLRYLRDNKQYAIIVMDEIDYLIKTSKDTSIIYDLTRLNEFEPDKPCNVKGVIFIARSTDFYSRLDPAELSTLGRVPLEFSQYTLEQVSDILSSRCARAFNPKAIGSDVIDKVAKITTSAEVNGDVRYALDLLLYAGNLAESQGTGRVTLEHVRKVHGQTHPSMTTEEIEQLSKNHIASLIAVVRALKSKKKQYVELKDVRLHAAELAEQLGIKKLDVEDYIDDLKARRLIEMRSLKEIGLHGASLAELEPVLLAKVKKQQQ is encoded by the coding sequence ATGCCAGAAAGCGCCATCTTTGCAGACAGGTCCAAACTGTCGCCCCGATACATACCGCAAGAGCTGCCGCACAGAGAGGCACAGGTGCAGCAGCTGGTCCACGCGTTTTCAGAGGCGGCGCACGACCCTGACAGGTTCCCGCTCACCGTGCTTCAGGTGATAGGCGTTGCAGGCATCGGCAAGACCACCACCGTCACAAAGGCGACAAAGACTATCGAGGAAAGGTTTGCCCAGAACCGCCTGACACTAAAGATGGCGTATATCAACCTGAAACTGCAGGGTGGGAACAAGTTTGCCATATACCGGTTTTTGCTTGAGCGCCTTGCGCCAGACCTGCCGTCGCAGGGCTTGAGCGCAGAGGAGATGCTGCGCTACCTGCTGCGATACTTACGCGATAACAAGCAGTACGCCATCATCGTCATGGACGAGATCGACTACCTGATAAAGACAAGCAAGGACACCAGCATCATTTACGACCTGACGCGGCTAAACGAGTTTGAGCCGGACAAGCCCTGCAACGTCAAGGGCGTCATATTCATCGCAAGGAGCACCGACTTTTACAGCAGGCTCGACCCTGCGGAGCTGAGCACGCTTGGCCGCGTCCCGCTAGAGTTTTCGCAGTACACGCTAGAGCAGGTAAGCGACATCCTGTCGAGCCGGTGCGCGCGGGCGTTCAACCCAAAGGCGATAGGCTCTGACGTCATTGACAAGGTTGCCAAGATAACGACTTCGGCAGAGGTAAACGGCGACGTGCGCTACGCCCTTGACCTCTTGCTGTACGCAGGCAACCTTGCCGAGTCGCAGGGAACAGGCAGGGTGACTCTGGAGCACGTGCGCAAGGTGCACGGCCAGACGCACCCGTCGATGACGACTGAGGAGATAGAGCAGCTGTCTAAAAACCACATAGCAAGCCTGATTGCGGTGGTGCGCGCCCTAAAGAGCAAGAAAAAGCAGTACGTTGAACTCAAAGACGTCCGGCTGCACGCCGCAGAGCTTGCCGAGCAGCTAGGCATCAAAAAGCTGGACGTGGAAGACTATATCGACGACCTAAAGGCGCGCCGGCTGATTGAAATGCGGTCGCTCAAGGAAATCGGCTTGCATGGCGCGTCGCTTGCCGAGCTGGAACCGGTCCTTTTGGCAAAGGTGAAAAAGCAGCAACAATGA
- a CDS encoding CTP synthase — translation MQSSTLPPQQQKNNGRSSSSKFIFVIGGVMSGLGKGVTTSSTARLLQLAGYKVSCVKIDPYVNYDAGTMNPVAHGEVFVTDDGGECDMDIGNYERFIDTSMTKDHNITTGRIYMDVIAAEREGKYLGQCVQIIPHVTDAIKANLRRIAEKEKLDIMVVECGGTVGDIESLPFLEAFRQMALEVGRQNTLFIHVTLAPVLDVVGEQKTKPTQHSVQELRRIGIQPDIIAVRCKTPLTPDARRKISLFASVEQQNVISCHDAPSIYKVPEVIESQGMLKVVSQGLSLKRSKPKWGDWKKVASSFSNYDGSVRIAVVGKYVTLPDSYVSVYHALSHAGAGIGKKVEIDWIDSEKFENGGEKKIASLKEYQGVLAPGGFGKRGSEGIISAANFARENNIPYLGICFGFQLAIVAFARHVCGMAGANSTELDPHTKNPVVDFMPEQRNVHDMGGTMRLGGHNIAVAPKTLAHRLYGATTIRRRHRHRYEFNQNYLDAVTKAGLVLSAHSDSGRRMEILEIPDHKFYFAVQYHAEFSSRPGKPEQAFDAFVKAAARS, via the coding sequence GTGCAGTCGTCCACTCTGCCGCCGCAGCAGCAAAAGAACAACGGCAGGTCTTCATCGTCGAAATTCATCTTTGTGATAGGCGGTGTCATGTCCGGCCTGGGCAAGGGCGTCACCACCTCTTCAACGGCAAGGCTTCTCCAGCTTGCCGGCTACAAGGTCTCGTGCGTCAAGATAGACCCGTACGTCAACTATGACGCCGGCACCATGAACCCCGTCGCCCACGGCGAAGTGTTTGTGACAGACGACGGGGGCGAGTGCGACATGGACATCGGCAACTACGAGCGCTTTATCGATACTTCGATGACCAAGGACCACAACATCACAACCGGCAGGATATACATGGACGTGATAGCAGCCGAGAGGGAAGGCAAGTACCTCGGCCAGTGCGTCCAGATAATCCCGCACGTGACAGACGCCATAAAGGCAAACCTGCGCAGGATCGCTGAAAAAGAAAAACTCGACATAATGGTCGTGGAGTGCGGCGGGACCGTGGGCGACATTGAAAGCCTGCCGTTTCTGGAGGCGTTCCGGCAGATGGCCCTTGAAGTGGGGAGGCAGAACACGCTCTTTATCCACGTTACCCTTGCGCCGGTGCTTGACGTAGTCGGGGAGCAAAAGACAAAGCCGACGCAGCACAGCGTGCAGGAACTTCGCAGGATAGGAATACAGCCGGACATAATTGCGGTCAGGTGCAAGACGCCTCTGACTCCTGACGCAAGGCGCAAGATCTCGCTCTTTGCAAGCGTCGAGCAGCAAAACGTCATTTCGTGCCACGACGCGCCTTCCATCTACAAGGTGCCCGAAGTGATCGAAAGCCAGGGCATGCTAAAGGTGGTGTCGCAGGGCCTTTCGCTAAAGCGCAGCAAGCCAAAATGGGGCGACTGGAAAAAGGTTGCAAGCTCATTTTCAAACTATGACGGCTCTGTCAGGATTGCAGTCGTAGGCAAGTACGTCACGCTTCCGGACAGCTACGTCAGCGTATACCACGCTCTGTCGCACGCAGGGGCAGGCATTGGCAAAAAGGTAGAGATAGACTGGATTGACTCTGAGAAATTCGAGAACGGCGGCGAGAAAAAGATCGCGTCGCTCAAGGAGTACCAGGGCGTCCTTGCGCCAGGCGGCTTTGGCAAGCGAGGGAGCGAGGGCATCATAAGCGCGGCAAACTTTGCCCGCGAAAACAACATACCGTACCTCGGCATCTGCTTTGGCTTTCAACTGGCAATAGTCGCCTTTGCCCGGCACGTCTGCGGCATGGCAGGTGCCAACTCGACAGAGCTTGACCCGCACACCAAAAATCCTGTTGTCGATTTCATGCCGGAGCAGCGCAACGTCCACGACATGGGAGGCACGATGCGCCTTGGCGGGCACAACATTGCAGTCGCGCCAAAAACTCTTGCGCACAGGCTGTATGGCGCAACGACGATAAGGCGCCGGCACCGGCACCGCTACGAGTTCAACCAGAACTACCTTGACGCTGTGACAAAGGCAGGACTCGTGCTGTCGGCACACTCTGACAGCGGCAGGCGCATGGAAATACTTGAAATCCCAGACCACAAGTTCTACTTTGCAGTGCAGTACCACGCCGAGTTTTCAAGTAGGCCAGGCAAGCCCGAGCAGGCGTTTGACGCCTTTGTAAAAGCAGCGGCTAGATCTTGA
- a CDS encoding NAD(+)/NADH kinase gives MKVALWGVDSRDGALLTKMKKTLDSLGIKSQIMKDGDYGTASEVDMVLVAGGDRGILEYFHKVTAASAPVLGIYETDSTGFLAQLDVRDLEKATSRLKRGEYKVDEVFRLAVRVDGKEVDPVLNDVAVFPSKSATLMEHVLKIDGRDIWHDNSDGVIISTPTGSTAYTMSAGGPMVIQKSQVFVVVSVNSLDNTRRPLVVPNDASIEIADITSRYHCEVVLDGGRRVRVKNTLECTRHAFPARLVRTADDSAASLMAKKVRLAEDMLKMPPSAKLILKTLEYEGALSQKDLATRTMLPERTIRLSLSHLIDGGYVKKKTSLRDARQRIYELKI, from the coding sequence ATGAAGGTAGCCCTCTGGGGTGTCGACTCGCGCGACGGCGCACTTCTCACAAAGATGAAAAAGACCCTCGACTCACTTGGCATCAAGTCCCAGATAATGAAGGATGGCGACTATGGCACTGCCTCAGAAGTCGACATGGTCCTTGTTGCCGGAGGCGACAGGGGCATACTGGAATACTTTCACAAGGTCACCGCCGCTTCTGCACCCGTGCTTGGGATCTACGAGACTGATTCTACCGGCTTTCTTGCCCAGCTAGATGTTCGCGACCTGGAAAAGGCAACTTCACGCCTGAAAAGGGGCGAGTACAAGGTCGACGAGGTCTTCCGGCTTGCAGTGAGGGTTGACGGCAAGGAGGTCGACCCCGTCCTCAACGACGTCGCGGTCTTTCCAAGCAAGAGCGCGACTTTGATGGAGCACGTGTTAAAGATAGACGGCAGGGATATATGGCACGACAACAGCGACGGCGTGATAATTTCAACCCCTACTGGATCGACTGCGTACACCATGTCCGCCGGCGGCCCGATGGTGATTCAAAAGTCGCAGGTGTTTGTAGTGGTTTCGGTAAACTCGCTTGACAACACCCGCAGGCCGCTTGTGGTCCCAAACGACGCCAGCATCGAGATTGCAGACATTACCAGCCGCTACCACTGCGAGGTGGTTCTGGACGGCGGAAGGCGCGTCAGGGTGAAAAACACGCTTGAATGTACCAGGCACGCCTTTCCGGCGCGGCTTGTGCGCACTGCCGATGACTCGGCAGCGTCGCTCATGGCCAAAAAGGTGCGCCTGGCAGAGGACATGCTAAAGATGCCTCCAAGCGCCAAACTGATACTGAAAACGCTAGAGTACGAAGGCGCGCTCAGCCAGAAGGACCTCGCCACAAGGACGATGCTCCCCGAGCGCACAATCCGGCTCTCGCTTTCCCACCTCATCGACGGCGGATACGTCAAGAAAAAGACGTCTCTTCGAGACGCAAGGCAGAGGATCTACGAGCTCAAGATCTAG
- a CDS encoding PfkB family carbohydrate kinase, with product MKIGIASHIVLDTIKGSDGMVLESMGGPPCYCGITARRFGLDVELATSVGGDFPEEQRNFLRDNNITLKEDWHVARDAQTTRFRLEVEGDTRRLFLQTKCEPISERQVQDAKVDCWLVSPVIDEVPPSTLAAIKKNRGKKNFVMLDPQGYMRRTAAASDGSVISLIDKLDIDLAGITALKVDRQEMAALTGGAEGLEGMQALQAKGIEFVVATEHRVVHLLHKDMHYWIKLRDIDTSDSTGAGDILAAGFACGYVKEKDPLWAICFGAGALRAALETKEPGLAKIPPMNKIESSASYFYNTVSFKRL from the coding sequence TTGAAGATAGGTATTGCTTCCCACATCGTCCTTGACACGATAAAGGGCTCAGACGGCATGGTGCTCGAGAGCATGGGGGGCCCACCGTGCTACTGCGGGATAACCGCACGGCGCTTTGGACTTGACGTCGAGCTTGCGACAAGTGTGGGAGGCGACTTTCCAGAAGAGCAGCGTAACTTTCTTCGCGATAACAATATCACATTAAAAGAAGACTGGCACGTAGCCCGGGACGCGCAGACAACCCGTTTCCGGCTTGAAGTGGAAGGCGACACGCGCAGACTGTTTCTGCAAACAAAGTGCGAGCCGATTTCGGAACGGCAAGTGCAGGATGCAAAGGTCGACTGCTGGCTTGTCAGCCCCGTGATTGACGAGGTCCCGCCAAGCACGCTTGCCGCAATAAAGAAAAACCGCGGAAAAAAGAACTTTGTGATGCTGGACCCGCAGGGCTACATGCGCAGGACGGCGGCGGCATCTGATGGAAGCGTTATTTCCCTTATAGACAAACTTGACATCGACCTTGCAGGGATAACCGCGCTCAAGGTCGACAGGCAGGAAATGGCCGCGTTGACGGGAGGCGCAGAAGGCCTGGAAGGAATGCAGGCGCTGCAGGCAAAGGGGATCGAGTTTGTCGTGGCAACCGAGCACAGGGTCGTCCACCTTCTCCACAAGGACATGCACTACTGGATAAAACTGCGCGACATTGACACGTCGGACTCGACTGGCGCCGGCGACATACTTGCGGCAGGCTTTGCGTGCGGCTATGTAAAGGAAAAGGACCCCCTGTGGGCGATATGCTTTGGCGCCGGCGCGCTGCGTGCCGCGCTTGAAACAAAAGAGCCAGGTCTTGCCAAGATCCCGCCCATGAACAAGATAGAGTCAAGCGCCTCGTACTTTTACAACACGGTAAGTTTCAAGCGGCTTTAA
- a CDS encoding 30S ribosomal protein S26e, with translation MPKKRASRGRSKGGKGSSGVVHCSQCGALVPRDKAKKVTGRITLVEPTLAKELKAQGAYIPMSTDVKFYCVSCAVHRGIVKVRSEAERRTGGRLW, from the coding sequence ATGCCAAAGAAACGAGCAAGCCGTGGCCGTTCCAAGGGTGGCAAGGGCAGTTCAGGTGTTGTGCACTGCAGCCAGTGTGGCGCTCTTGTTCCTCGCGACAAGGCCAAGAAGGTCACAGGCAGAATAACGCTTGTCGAGCCTACACTTGCCAAGGAGCTAAAGGCGCAGGGTGCTTATATCCCCATGTCAACAGATGTCAAGTTCTACTGCGTATCGTGCGCAGTCCACAGGGGAATCGTAAAGGTTAGATCAGAGGCAGAACGCCGTACTGGCGGAAGGCTCTGGTAA
- a CDS encoding CDP-alcohol phosphatidyltransferase family protein has protein sequence MLNRLRDSLQPTMEKLGSGFASTGLSANFWTGVGLALALAAGVAYASASFGFGIDKYPAAVIGGVLLLVSGFFDMIDGAVARATKQASKKGAFLDSSFDKIAEVVIFIGIAVGGLANPVWCMVGLGMSLLVSYTRARAESLGVELKGIGIGERAERMLILAIIGFIPYDGMANDGAPDWAVIIVSIVAGITLVQRIVATAKKL, from the coding sequence TTGCTAAACAGGTTACGAGACTCGCTCCAGCCTACCATGGAGAAGCTCGGGTCCGGCTTTGCATCGACCGGGCTTTCAGCCAACTTTTGGACTGGAGTTGGCCTTGCGCTCGCCCTTGCCGCCGGCGTCGCGTACGCGTCGGCATCTTTTGGATTTGGCATCGACAAATATCCGGCCGCGGTAATCGGAGGCGTGCTACTGCTTGTGTCCGGGTTTTTTGACATGATAGACGGCGCTGTTGCACGCGCGACAAAGCAGGCTTCAAAAAAAGGCGCGTTTTTGGATTCGTCGTTTGACAAGATTGCAGAAGTGGTAATCTTCATAGGCATCGCAGTCGGCGGACTTGCAAATCCCGTGTGGTGCATGGTAGGCCTTGGGATGTCCCTGCTTGTAAGCTACACGCGTGCAAGGGCAGAGTCCCTTGGAGTCGAGCTGAAGGGCATTGGAATCGGCGAGCGGGCAGAGCGTATGCTAATCCTTGCGATAATCGGGTTCATACCTTACGATGGTATGGCAAACGATGGCGCGCCGGACTGGGCGGTAATCATCGTGTCAATAGTTGCGGGGATAACACTGGTGCAGAGAATAGTGGCAACCGCTAAAAAGTTGTAA
- a CDS encoding response regulator: protein MKILIAEDERDVLDAYRIALGAQGHEVVTTQNGEDCISVYRQHYEEFAKSAGDGATRTSSSSSSPHARSPFDAVLLDYRMPKKDGMEVAQEIFALYPRQRIIFASAYVRETLLDSVKQLNRVVELLQKPFRMQALIDTLEDKEIYDGLKALNVKVDQLKSTGPSHEQVSALLEGLKKLQKARTF, encoded by the coding sequence ATGAAGATACTGATTGCAGAGGATGAACGCGACGTTCTGGACGCGTACAGGATTGCGCTCGGTGCACAGGGTCACGAAGTTGTGACCACACAAAATGGCGAAGACTGCATCAGTGTCTACAGGCAGCATTATGAAGAGTTTGCAAAAAGCGCCGGGGATGGCGCAACAAGAACATCATCATCATCATCATCACCACACGCACGCTCACCCTTTGACGCAGTTTTGCTGGATTATCGTATGCCCAAAAAGGACGGCATGGAGGTGGCGCAAGAGATATTTGCGCTCTACCCGCGCCAGCGCATCATTTTTGCTTCCGCCTATGTCCGGGAGACCCTTCTGGATTCGGTAAAGCAGTTGAACAGGGTTGTGGAACTGCTGCAAAAGCCATTTCGGATGCAAGCCCTGATAGACACTCTTGAAGACAAGGAAATCTATGACGGGCTAAAGGCGCTCAATGTAAAGGTAGACCAGTTAAAGAGCACAGGTCCCTCGCACGAGCAGGTGTCTGCGTTGCTTGAAGGATTGAAAAAGTTGCAGAAGGCAAGGACCTTTTAA